Below is a genomic region from Rosa chinensis cultivar Old Blush chromosome 5, RchiOBHm-V2, whole genome shotgun sequence.
ATGCAAGACGGGAGAAGAACAAGGAAACTGATGAACCACCTTGTAGAACTCATGGTAAATTTTTCAATGAGCTAATGAGGTTGCTCATTGATGGATTGGAGGGGTTCTAGAAACGGTGACCAGACACCAGTCTCAAAGAGTTTGTTTATATTGTTCTGGTCTAGTTTTTTAAAGGCAACGGTCAACAGGGGACTCGTGATAAAAGTGACAGTGACAAAGACAGAAGCCAGCAAGCTTAGCTAGGTACTCATTTTAATGCGTCTTATGGCCTCAGGCTCATTGTGTAGGTGTAACTATAACATAACTTGTTTCCTAAGGTCATCATATCATATTTGACAAATCATAGTTGTTGCCTTTCTCTAGAAAGTCCACTAGATGATCACCATATATCCAGTATATTTGACAAAGAAAATTTGTTGATACTTACAACGTCTGCTCTGATTTAAAACAGGACACGAACAAAAATAGGGCAAGATGCCTTGAAGAGTCTTCAGAGTATATTGAACTGGCATTTGACATTGATAAACAATTTGGGTTGACCCTCTATACATTAACAAAATGATAAAGTAAATAAGCTCTTTTCTCACAGTTAAATTCAAACAAAAAGTTGCAATGGGGAAAAAATCACAAAATTGTTCTGGGATGATGAAATTTTTCTGTGTTTATGTACTTCCAGCATTCTAGGTTTCTGAAGTCAATAGGAAGAGAGCTTCCTTTAATTTGAGTATCAAGATCCAATGACGAAATTACAGAAACCCAGCAATGACGCCTAAGCTAAGTTTGGGAGATCAAAATCAACTGGCACAATGGTTTTTTGATCCAGCTTATAAGTCCAAATGCAGTAAGAAACTTCTTCCATAGCCAAACAAGACCAGCATTACAACTAGGCATACAATTGGATCCTAGGCCGTTAGCGAGCTTCTACCATTGTACATGTGACATCATTTACAGATAGCTCTCCATCAGAATAGATTCTCTTCACTAAAAATGCAGGTCGTCTTGCTGAAGCAAGAGCAGCATCATTACCTAACATGAAAACAACAGTTGGCATGGTTGGTCGGTCCGTTGCAAATTCTTGCACGCACAGGAGAGCAATTTGGATGCATCTGAGAACCCCATTGACAGGAAACGCTTCGTCTAGACAGGAATCAACTATTTCCAATGCTTTACCTTCTTTCCACAACGCCCAAACCTAGATATGATTTCCAGAGCATAAAGTTAGCAATATTAGGAGGGAATGAAGTGTAATTAAACTTGTTACTTGTAAGCTTACATGGCCAACCAAATTTGAATCCGGATACTTCTCATGGTAATAACCAGCATTCCTTTTGCCTGTAATGATTTCGAGTAGTAAAACGCCAAAACTATACACATCAGACTTTACCGAAAACAGTCCTTCCATTGCATATTCTGGTGACATATAACCACTGCAACCAAACATAAAGAAAACTATATATCAAGGCAAGATTTGCATTAACAACTAGTTTCTACTGCTTCAGCTTGTGGTCGGGAGATAGAAAAATTGAGTACCACAAGGGAGTACTTGAAACTATTATGGTATATATCTCctatttttgatgaaattactTACTATGTTCCGACAACACGACTTGTACTTGCTTCACTTTGATCTCCACTAAATATTCTAGCCATtccaaaatctgcaattttgggATTCATGGAACCATCAAGTAGAATATTGCTTGCCTTTAGATCTCTATGGATGATTCttaatcttgaatcttgatgaaGGTATAAGATCCCTCTAGCAATTCCACAAATGATCCCAAAGCGTTTTGTCCAATCTAAAAGTGCTCTTTTTGTTTCATCTGGGAAGTTTAAAAACTTAagaataagtattttttcttttaatgaatTCCTGAGTGGTAAATTAAGATATAAGACTCAAAAAGGAATTAAGACAtaccaaaaatgaaaaagtcCAAACTTCTGTTTGGCACGTATTCATAGATGAGCATCTTTTCTTCATCTTGAACACAATAACCTAGAATCCTTACAAGGTTCCTGTGTTGGAGTTTTGCAATCAGCACAACTTCATTCTTAAACTCTTTGACACCTTGGCCAGAATGCTTTGACAGCCTTTTAACTGCTATTTCCGTTCCATTACATAGGATGCCCTGCAATTGTAATCCGAataacaaagtaaaaaaaaagtagtaaaATTGATGCATACACATCTAAAAGTTTGGTTTATGATcaaaatatgtgtgtgtgtgtacacctTATATACTGAGCCAAAGCCACCATTTCCAAGCTTGTTTGCAATTGAAAAGTTGTCTGTAGAAGCTGCTATGGTTCTCAGGTCAAAGAATGGCACGTCTGAGTTCATCTTATTTTCATCATTAAGATCTCCAGTGGAGTCTTCCATGCTAGCTCGGAATATATATTTCTCTTGTGTTTGCTTAGCTGCCATTTAGTACAGAAAAAGTGAGTAATCTTATAGCTTTTCTTCCATTAGCAATCAGAAGATTGAAAACAAGAACTTATTTTTTTgcttctaaagaaaaaaaagaacaaatcatATATGATACATTTTTCGGTTGTCAATCATATAGATGGCGGTGATGTGAGTGCTAACAAATAAGGTGAAAAACTGATGCTCGATGGAATAGGTGACTGCAAATTTGCTTACCATTTCTCTTCCTCCGCATGAACCAATACAAAAGGGAAACTAGTAAAAGTAAAGCGAGAACAGCTGATGAGGCTAATGAAATTGCTAGCTTTCCCTTCTTGCTTAGAGCATTTGACTTCTTTGCATATTCAGCtacaaagaaaacatgaaaagataAATTAGAAAATGATAGTCCAAGAAACTCAAATGTTAGGGATACTTGGAGCTGGCTAAGCACATTCACCCTACAACGACAGATGCTAATACATAATTGGTTTTTATGATTAGGAAAATGTTTAAAAAGTTCTAACAGAATATGAATCATAAGAAAGGAAAGCTCTACTCATATTAGGAAAATGTACCTACCTAACACCGCTGCATCAACACGGACATATAAATCTTGCCCGACATCTGGATTAGTTGATGTGTCCATCAAGTCCCCATACCATGTCACACATCCAACCTCTCTGCTGCTCTCATTGGCACTTGAGTATGCAGTGCAAGAACAATTTTCCAAGCACTTTTTCTCACACTCTTTCAAACTTAAACTCATGTCTACACTTGCCAGAGAGGAATCTGGTAGTTTTACATTTTTCACCTTCACGAAACCTTCCCCACTCCGGCACATGGATATTCCTGTTTCATTTACACAGCCACCTGACCCATCTCTCATATACCAATCTTCCGGAGACTTGGGTTCATACCCGGGCAAGCAGCTGCAACCGATTGTAATCAGTGTGGTGTCAACAGTATATGGGTCACAGTTACCATTTGGACCACATTGTCCATAGAAATCACAACGCTCTATTGGGGCAGACCAATAGTCGGTCCATTGATGTAGCCTATCGTCCCACATGAACCGTCCAAGAATTCCCGATTCATCGAGTACTGTCCTGGAGAATGTTGACTGATTGGTGGTAGGGATAGTCACCACGGTGACCTCATCTTCATTGTACACAAAAGTTGTTACAACACCCCATCTCTGGCCAGTCCAAGATCCAATTTCGGACCGCCACCTTGGAGCTCCATCCTTGTAAAGAATCATCTGTAACCCACCTGGATCAACCCAATATGAGCAGTTCCCTTTTCCCGGGTCACTTTGGGACTTCCAAGATGTGAGCGACCGGTTCAACCCAGACCGTCGGTCCACCCCAAGTTTCATAGTGGGAAGCATTGTATCTGTGGGATAATCAAAGCCTTGCCACACCACCCTTTGACTATCCCCATTCTCAAGCAACACAAGATTTCCTGTATCCAGAAGCTTGACGATGGAACTGTTTGGCGAAGAGAGACTGACATTAGCTGACCAAAGAGGGATATTTCGTTCATTTCCGTAGATAACAAGGCCTCCATTTCCTTGAATTGCTAGGAATCCGGAGGTATCATTTACTGGATTGTCCCTGTTTGCAACCCAAACGATGGTTTTGTTAGGAACTTGGTTATACCATACTCCAACATAACGCTTACCAGAATTTCCTGGGCTGAAGAACCCAAGTGCAAATATTTTCCGGCTAGAGACTAATACATCGCCATCTTTGATTGCTTGGTTTAGAGTAATGGTTTCAGTTGAAATGCAAGATGGAAGAACAATGAAGATACACAGTAAGGTTAATCTGATGAACCATTTTTTAGACTCCATGCTTCACTCAACCTCAGTTAAGGGAAAGAGAAACAGAGACAACTCGAACAATAAGACAGTCTGAATTCTCGAAGACAGTTTTGAATGCCAAAGTTAGACATTTTCAAGGTTGCGGTCAATAAAGAATGTCAGCCATAAAGCTCAGTTTGTGACTTTTCACGCCTTTCAGGTCCAAGCACTGATGGCTAACATGTCCATGTATTTGACAAAGCTTTCATTTCCGCATGCTTTGTTGACAAAGTTTATCAACTCCGGTCTCCCTTTCGAATCCCTTTGTTGACGAAGTGCATCAACTCCGGTCTCCCTTTCCCATCTCAGAAGTTTCCACTCAATATCTTTAAAAGTGGCTAGCAACGGTCAACACGTATCCACTAGATTACACAAATAATATTGGAAAAACGTACCTCATTTTGCATGTGAAGAAAAAGGCCTTGTGAAAGCCGAACTGATTTGATCCTCAAGGTGCATCTTTTTACACCTGACAAATGTGCATTGTGAACAGGAATTTCAAAGGAAAGTTGGCTTCTCTTGATGAACGAAAATATGACATTCATGCTTACAATTCTGCTCCTGAACGGGACACGAACAAAAACAGGGAAGATATCATCAAAGCTGATTAGGTTCGGTGGCATTTGTTTAAATAAACATATAAGCTGCCATTCCAAACAGTACAAATTATGAATTATCTTGATGGTGCAGTAATAAAAGTTATGATGTACATTGCAAATATACTTGGGTGCAATGGGGTAGAAACTTACGATTAAAACTCCTCTGGATGGAGATCATCTTTATCTCTATATGCTTCAAGGTAACACTCCAATTACATTCTACATTACTCAGAAGCCCAGTTGGAGGATAATAGAATCTTCCATACATTGCTCAATTGGATTATCGTTGCAACTAGACATACAAATAGCCTTTAGCGACCTTCTACAATTGTACATGTGACATCATTTACTGAATTAGCTCCTTCACCGCTGGATGGTTCTCCACTAGGAGTCATTCTCTTTAGTAAAAATGCGGGTCGTCTTGGTGAAGGAAGAGCTGCATCATTACCTAACATGGAAACAACTGCTGACATGGTTGGTCGGTCTGTTGCATATTCTTGCACGCACAAAAGCCCGATTTGAATGCACCTTACAACTTCACTAACAAGGTATTCTTCTATAGATGAATCAAAGATTTCCACAGCTCTGCCTTCTTTCCACAAGTCCCAAACCTGAAAATAGTTTAAACACCATCAAGTTAGTGTGATAAGTACGGAGTATATTATGATAGTCATTGTTTGCAAATAGCTAGACTTGCATGCTTACATGTCCAACCAAATTTGAATTAGGATACTCCTCATGGTAATAGCCAACATTCTTTTTGCCAGTGATGATTTCTAGCAGTAAAACACCAAAACTATATACATCAGACTTGATTGAAAACAGTCCTTCCATTGCATATTCCGGGGACATATAACCACTGCAGAAAACAGAAAGTAAATGTTAAGCTTCATTCAATAGAATATATCAATGACGTCTGCTAAGAGTATGATCACACAGACCAAAAATTATTAATGACGTCTGCTAATTTTGTAGGAAACTTACTATGTTCCAACCACACGATTGGTATTCGCTTCACTTTGCTCCCCACTAAATATTCTAGCCAtaccaaaatctgcaatttttggGTTCAAAGAATTATCCAATAGGACATTGCTGGCCTTTAGATCTCTATGGATAATTCTTAATCTCGAATCTTCATGAAGATATAATATCCCTCTAGCAATCCCAAAGATAATCTCGAAACGTTTTGTCCAATTTAAAAGTGCTCTCTTTGTTTCATCTGGATAGAGTAAGACATGTAAAGTTTGAAGTTACAAATAATAATTGTAGACATATATAactaaagatatatatatacatatatatataaatataaaagacTTACTAAAGATGAAAGAGTCCAAACTTTTGTTTGGCAAGTATTCATAGATTAGAATCTTCTCTTCATCTTCAACACAACAACCTAAAATCCTGACAAGGTTTCTGTGCTGGAGTTTTGCAATCAGAAGAATTTCATTCTTAAACTCTTCAACTCCTTGGCCAGAAAACTTGGATAGTCTTTTTACTGCTATTTCCTTTCCATTGTGAAGTATGCCCTGAAATTGAAAAGAGAGTAGTTGAAGCGAGTGACGCATCCaccaatttttttatattttttttaatgatttcaGACATAATGTAAGGGCAACTACCTTATAAACGGAGCCAAAACCTCCTTCTCCAAGCTTGTTTTCAATGGAGAAATTGTTTGTGGCGGTTGTTATGGTTTTTAGATGAAAGAATGCTAACTCTGAGTTTATTCTACTATCATCAAAAGCTGTTCCACCAGAAGATTCTTCGAAGTAGGTTGACCCGGCCGTAAGTATAAATGAACATTTATTTCGTCTACGATTGCCTATCATCAAACAAGAACAAGTGATCTTTATAACCATACTGCCATATTCGATCATATATATCTTGACAGTTAAGCTTAGTTAGCCTCATGAGGTGATATTCGTAATGCAAAACAGGGGAGTAATTTACATAACGGTGAGGTGAAACATGTTGATGAATGATTAGAAGGCGAGATCAAGTTTATTCACCTTTCATCTTCATGCTTACCAACCAATAAAGGGTAAGTAAGAGAAGGAAAACTGTAACAGATCCTAGTGAAATTGCCAGCGTCGCCTTCTTGCTAAGAGAGCCATTTGATTTCTCATATTGAGCTACAAAGGTATGGAATAAGAAATCATCAGTTTTGGAGATTACTGAAGATTAGGAACAGAAGATTAATAACaagaccaaacaaaaaaaaaatccgaagAACAGAAGATTAAGAAATCCTCAATTTTTGGTGATTACTGAAATTTTTAAGTTTAGAGGCAAAGGAACATAACCGTAATGAGCAACCAATAATGGATCTCGGGTGGGAACTCACTGGTCGCCATGGTTTCGTTGGCGGCTTGGATGTCGGTGGCAAATGGCCGTTGAAGGATAAAGGTGGCTAGGGTTCCTTGTTGGATATGGGTTAGCATTAAGCTTAGAGCTAGCTAGTTTTTGGACTGATGCTTTTGATGCTTGGTCTGCAAGTTCATCATTTTATTTACATAAAAATGGCCCCTTCTATTCCAATTTCCAAAGAAGGTGGCCTATATAAGTTTCTGAGTTCATACCACAATTAAAATTCTgtagttgttttttgttttattttttctatgttTCATTGAACGACCACAATTAAGTTTAGTGTAGTATTATAAACATAAAGAAACGTACCTAGAGAAGTTGCATCAACTCGAACATATAAATCTTGACCAACTTTGGGGTAAGTCCTCGTGTCCATCAAGTCCCCGTGCCATGTCAAGCACCCATTTCCACCTCCCCGCTCATCTGCACTCGTGTAAGCCGTGCAAGAACAATCCATCAAGCACTCTAGCTTACAAGCTTCCAAACTCAAACTCATATTCACACGTACTGCCGTAGATGAGTCCGGTACCTTTACACGATTCACCGGCACGAACCCTTCTCCGTTCCGACACACAGACACTCCTGCTTTCCTAATGCACCCACCCACGCCAATTCTCAAGTACCAGTCACTAGGCGATTTGGGTTCGAAGCCGGGTTGGCAAGTGCAAGCAAACTTATAGTCATTGTATGGGTCACAGTTACTATTTGGACCACAGAGTCCATAGTTATCACACCACTCATTCGGGTCGGAGACCAATTCGATCCatttgttttccttatcattccACATGAGCCGTTGATATATTCCTGATTCATCTAGCACCCCCCTTGTGAACAATGAGTCATTTGCAACAACACGCTTGTAGGATATCTCGTCTTCATTGTTGACAAAACTTAAATTGAAGAGTCCAACGGTACTGCTTAGTTGGGGTTCACCGCTCCATCTGTCCCCGATCCAAGGGCCGCTCCGCCACAATGGGCCTCCCTCCTTTTTCAGAAACAACTGCGGAGACCCCCTCGGGTCTATCCCATATGTACAGCTCCCGGTTCCCGGGTCATCTTTTGACTTCCAAGACGTTATGAGCCACTCCAACCCGGACCGCCGGTCCAGCCCAAGCTTCATAGAGGAAAGCACTGTATCTGAGGGGTAATCAAAGCTATCCCACACAACTCTTTGGTTTCCATTCTCAAGTAAAACAAGATTTCCTGTATCCCGAAGCTTGGCTGTGAAATTgtttggagaagagagagtaACGTTTGCGGACCAAAGAGGGGTACTTTGGTCCTTTCCGTGTATGACAAGGCCTCCATCACCACTGATCGATAGCACTCCAGAGGAATCATTGACTGGGTGGTTTCTGTTCGCAACCCAGACAATGGTTTTCTCTGGAACTTTGTAAAACCAAACTCCAACGTGGCGGTGCTGAGGATTTCCGGGGCTGAAGAACCCTAGTGCAAAGAGTTTCCTGCTAGAGACTAAAACGTCGCCGTCTCTGATGGGTTGGTTTGGCGTAAGGGTGTCAAGGGGAAGTTGGCAGATGCTAGAGGGGAGAAGGAGAAAGATGAGCAATATCTGGATAAACGCTTCGCTACTGAAACTCATGGTTAGTTTTACTCGATGAAATTTTTTGCTTTGGCTGAAACTGATGTATTTGCACAGCACTTATTTCAGTTGGACTGACTTCATTTAAAGCCAATTGACTAGTGACTAAGTCCTTAACCTCACAATTAAAGCTGGTTTGCACGTCACGTGCATATATATCCACACCAGATCAGAAATCTAGGGACAAGACTATTATTAGCTAGACATTTCTAAAGTAATGGGTTCACGGGAAGAAAAGTACAAACCATTTTTGAAGAAGAGCAAGTGTACGTGTGTTTGGCAAGTCTACGTCATAGGTCAACAACTTGTTGTATGAACCAAAAGCCTCATCAAATTCCTGTATATAATGAACTAATTAAAAACATATGTTTGTATTCCAGCTGCCTGCTTATTGATACAAATATTACGCATTTGAATTTTGAACATCAGAAACAATCATTATCATATGTAGCTTATATATTTCTACATATATGTATCATTAATTCAAGATTTGAGGCTCTTATTAGGGAGCTCCTACTGAAGTACATGTTACATAATTTACGGAATTAACTCCTAGAGAGGTCGGGTCTTCACCAGTAATAGAAGTTGTCTGCAAAATCCAGGTTGTTTAGATGAAGGAGTTGCTGCCTCATTAGCTaactacaccaatttcggaatcagacaacacatatcagacgacagcaaacattttaactgtcgtctgatttaatcagacgacagcaagaaatatTGTGTCGTCTGAGCTTTCGAattagacaacagttttttcttggctcttgtgcaatagcatttcagacaatggtttatttttttgatgttgtctgaatgaattaattcagacaacagttattatgtgatgttgtccaaggttcatttatacaatggttgatttttgctgttgtctgattattttcagtcacacaactgttattaggtgtctgttgtctgatatctTGTAAGTTAATGGCTACTGAAAGATGTTGTTTGATTTAAGTggttcagacaatggtttttaatttgtCTGTTGTTACATGAGTTTCAGACAATGCACTTTATTtaatgtcgtctgagttttagatttttttttttggatacaaTGAATAGCTGACTTTAGTTAGGGTTTGACTTATACTTTTAACACTAATACTCTTTCAACTCGTTCCCTCTCCATTCCATCGAGCAAAACACCCAGTCCGCCTCCAGCTGAAAATCACTCTCTCTCACTGTCATCCCTCAGTCCCGCTCTCAGCCCAGCCCTCAGCCCGCTCTCAGACTACGAACCCTTCTCTCTCAGCCCCGTCCTCAGCCCGCTCTCAGACCACGAACCCGTCTCTCTCGATCAGCCCCACCCTCAGCCCGCTCTCAGACCACGAACCCGTCTCTACTAAGCAGTTTGAAGGCAGATCCTCTCAAACTTAACCTCCATCAACAACAGCTTCATGGTCTGGAACCCGCCGGAGTTCGTCAGGGATTGTATGGATGATGGGGAAACCatgagaaaagagaagaaacagTAGTGTGAATCCTGAAATCCTGTTCGATATCATGTCCCAGTAGGTTGTTAAGAGATTTCAGGCAAATAGGCTTGAAGTGCGAAGTGTtagatgtgttttttttttgggttgcccAAGCTCGATCTGCTCCGACTCATTCACCCTGCTCCCTCTGAACTTTAGGTACTcaactttgtttgattttactcTCTGGGTATTGCTGAATATCCATTTGTGTGATTAAAGTCTGAAGCTTTTGATAAACTTTAgaagaaagattgaaactttggttGCTGTCATTCAAATTTTGCATATCTTTTAGTTATATGCTTAGCTTTTGATAAACCCATTTGATATATTaaagaaagaatgaaatttTGGCTGCTGTATCATTAACATTTACATATCTGTTTTATAACAGTAGGTGTAATTAGTCTTTTTAGCCTATTGATGAAGTTGAGTCCATCTGAAGCAGAAGAGCTATCTTACCCCCACcccaccccttttttttttttttttttttttttttttttttcagattttgCATATTTATTACGGACCTATTGATGAAGGTATTGTTTCCCagatttctatgtttttttcgtttttgttggggtttttgttttctcttttgattCATGTTATTGACTCTGGGTTTCGGAAATTGGGAATTGAGTTTTATTGTGTTGAGTTTGATTAGCTTTTACGGTTAGGGTCACTGAATTGGGGTTTTTTTGGGTGATTGAATTTGATTCTGTAATTTCAGAGTTTTGATTCTGAGTTTGTTCTGTTTATGCTTAATTGAAGAGTTGGCTATCTGCCAAGGCCTTTAAGTATTGTAATagcaatataatttttttttccaaatgtgGTTCAGTGGTGTGTTCAAAtggtagaggaagaagaggagtaaTAGATATGAGTTTGGTTTGGAGAGTAGGGATTGCAGGTTCGGAAATTTGTGTTTTTTGGTgttgtgttcttcttcttttagttttgtttgtgcTGGGGTTAGAGATATAGGTATTTGAGTGGAATGATTTTATCAACTAGATAAATTAATCCTCTTTGCTCTGTTTATATGTTTGTGAAGTAAAATTGGTCGCAAGGAAATCCATATTTTCTGGTTGAAGTTGCCTTTTTTTATGATCTGTACTGGACTATGTATTGGAATTATTGTTAACTAAGGCaaatatatattgtttgtagtaatttctgtaatttttggtgattttttttttcgtgagAGGATTTGCTTAGTTTTGAACTTTGTATGTGGTAATATCTGGGGACTGGGATCTCTTTCATTGCATGTTATGGGGTCTTGGTTTGAATTGAAATTCGTTTTTCGTTTAAGTTTTTGTTGTTGAGTGCCATTAAGGCTTCTGTAATTCCAACTGGTTGTTTTCGAGTTTGGAAATTTACCCAAAGACATTTTGAAGTTTGGGGCATAGAGCATAATCACTCTACCtctctaagaaaaaaaaaattctttcaaGTTCGAAAGGTTAAgcatcatgttttttttttaactcaatCTTATTTGGTGGTACATTCAAGTGGTATGGTGCTTGTTCAAGTGGTACATTCATTGAGCTGGAATAATCCCCTAGTGTCTGCAGTAATAGGTCATATGATTGTAATTAAATCAATAATTTTGcttcaataatgaactaatgCACGAATCCCTGTTTTGCATTAATCGGTAAGCATTCTTGTACTGTGTGTGTATGGATGGGGCAGCTTTCGCATAAGAGGAAGGTGACAGTTCAGGAGTTCAAAGGGAAACCATTGGTGTCGTTGAGGGAGTTTTTTACTAAAGAAGGCAAGGAGCTCCCTACTTCTAAAGGTATACCCTACTTGATTTTTCTATTATAGCAGATTATATGCTATGTAATAGTGTTCATATATGTGTCTAAAAGTAAGTTGGCTACAAACTTAATTTGACATTGGATGAATTGAAATGGGGATGAAGTTGGTCCATATGGAATTCGATAACATGTGTTCCAGAATGTATGCAGGGTTTGACTCCTATAATGTGTTTGAGAAAATCTAAAAATGGAATACTGTTTTTGGTGGTACTATACTAGTATCTAATATAATAGTTGTAATCTCAACTTTCCCTACTCTTTACCTTACCTAATATTCTTTTTGTTCTCCTAACATTTGCAGGTGGAGTATTATTTCAGTGATCTGAACTTAGCTACTACTGATCATCTTATGAGGTTCATAAACAAAGACCCTGAAGGATTTGGTAATTACTAATCTGTTTGTATTGTTTCTTTCCTTTGAGAACTGTTATGGTTTTAAATGTGTGTGAGAGAGTTAGATTCAGTGTTTGTGGGCTCTGTAATATACTTAATATGATGCTTAAGTGTCAAGTTAAAGGGCAAGATTTGTCCCTGCAAAAATACCTAATTTGTTTGTGGTGCTGCAAACCAGTTTTATATGCAAGGGTGTATATTGATTTTGCATTGGAATTCAGTGGGTTGAGTTTTCATCACTATTAACTGTTTATTATTCATTCTGATATAGTGCCAATATCTGTTGTTGCATCTTTCAAGAAGATTAAGGCCCTAGTAAGTAGTCATTCCTAGCTTGCAACTGTATTGCGGAACTACTCAAAGCTTGTGAGTTCACTTATTTGTGCTCTGGCTTCATATTATGTTGTTGTACATAAAGGCTCTTAACTCAAATTCTTTATTCGGTGATCACAGATTCTCAATCTGTTTCATGGATCCTAATAAGTGCATGTTCTTTGACAGTGTGAAGACAATTCGTACTTGCCAGCTGCAAACCTCAAATAGTAATTCTTCCTTAGCATCCAGATCAGCAAAAGCAGATGGCATGCATTTCAGTAACAATGGAATACTGAAAATGGAATACTGTTTTTGGTGGTACTATACTAGTATAGTTCCTACAATGAATACTGTTTTTGTCAAGCTAAAATCTTGTATGTCTTTTGCAAATGCTTTAAGCCATACTGTTACTTTTGTGTAATTGCATTTACTTAATCCGGACAGATTGCCCACCTCAAATTTATATTCCAGTTTTCCACACCATAGAGTTAAAGACCACGAGTTTTACTGAGAGGTATGTTTGATTTATacttttgattttctttctgGTGTTGATGAAGGTTATACATGTCGGTTTCGTGGTCGTAGTGGAGGACTAGACCTCACATTAATAGTTTTTTTACTTTATTCTCTAGCCAAGTCCAAACTAAACTATTTGATTTGTGCAGAACAAGaactttgaattga
It encodes:
- the LOC112166056 gene encoding G-type lectin S-receptor-like serine/threonine-protein kinase At1g11410 yields the protein MESKKWFIRLTLLCIFIVLPSCISTETITLNQAIKDGDVLVSSRKIFALGFFSPGNSGKRYVGVWYNQVPNKTIVWVANRDNPVNDTSGFLAIQGNGGLVIYGNERNIPLWSANVSLSSPNSSIVKLLDTGNLVLLENGDSQRVVWQGFDYPTDTMLPTMKLGVDRRSGLNRSLTSWKSQSDPGKGNCSYWVDPGGLQMILYKDGAPRWRSEIGSWTGQRWGVVTTFVYNEDEVTVVTIPTTNQSTFSRTVLDESGILGRFMWDDRLHQWTDYWSAPIERCDFYGQCGPNGNCDPYTVDTTLITIGCSCLPGYEPKSPEDWYMRDGSGGCVNETGISMCRSGEGFVKVKNVKLPDSSLASVDMSLSLKECEKKCLENCSCTAYSSANESSREVGCVTWYGDLMDTSTNPDVGQDLYVRVDAAVLAEYAKKSNALSKKGKLAISLASSAVLALLLLVSLLYWFMRRKRNAKQTQEKYIFRASMEDSTGDLNDENKMNSDVPFFDLRTIAASTDNFSIANKLGNGGFGSVYKGILCNGTEIAVKRLSKHSGQGVKEFKNEVVLIAKLQHRNLVRILGYCVQDEEKMLIYEYVPNRSLDFFIFDETKRALLDWTKRFGIICGIARGILYLHQDSRLRIIHRDLKASNILLDGSMNPKIADFGMARIFSGDQSEASTSRVVGTYGYMSPEYAMEGLFSVKSDVYSFGVLLLEIITGKRNAGYYHEKYPDSNLVGHVWALWKEGKALEIVDSCLDEAFPVNGVLRCIQIALLCVQEFATDRPTMPTVVFMLGNDAALASARRPAFLVKRIYSDGELSVNDVTCTMVEAR